GGAGGGGTTTTTAACACTGACTTTCCGAGAGCAGCATCTTTCCTGAAGCACTCGGGGCCACCCGAGCCGCCTCCGGGAGGCCGGTGCAGAAGCCGCCCCGGACTCACCTGCAGCGCCAGGCACCGCGCGTCGCTGCTCTGCAGGGCGGCCCGCGTGTCCTCCACCAGCTCCCGCAGGCTGCCGTTCTCCTCTTCCAGCTTGGCCATGCGGTCCTCGGCCTGCTCCAGCGCCACGATCTCCTCGTAGCACTCTCGGGAGCAGGGCCCCGGCGGCCGCCGCTCGGCACTGCCCGCGGCTCCGCGGCCGGCGGGgtcggcgcggcggcggcgggggctgcgcaggCGGATCTGGGTCTCAATGTGCTCGCTCTCCCGGCCCAGCGGCAGCCGCGGCCCCGCACCACCCGCGCGGGTGCTGAAGTGGCCGCAGAGCCGCGCGGAACTGGCGGAAGGTGAGCTCGGCCGAGAGCCCGTCCCACAGCCCCGCGCACTCCTCGGGGTCCGCCgcctcctccagccccagcacctggcacagcgaGTGCAAGTCCTCGCCGGGGATGCGGCCCGCCCCGGCGCAGTCCAGGTGGTGGAAGATCTCCTGCCGGTACTGGTCCAGGCCGGTGGCCAGCACGACAATCTCGTTCtccacgccgcggtccagcccgTAGTGGTAGGCGAGGGCGCTGACCAGCCACTGCGTGCGCCGGGTCGGCCACCCGTAGGGGTCCCAGCCCTCAGGCGGCTCCATTGCACCCGCCCGTCCCGCGGAGCTGCCCGACCATCCCGAGCGCCCACCGGCCCCAGAGCTCAGCCCTGGCCCGCGgcgggacgggatgggatgggcgggacgggcggggcagggccgccgctgccccggcgctgctccaGCGCTGCTCACGGAGTGCCCGGCTCGCCCCACAGCGGAGTCGCGATCCCCTTTGTCCGTCAGGAAAAGGGATTCAGGCAAAGCGGGCAGGTGCCACCCTGCTTGGTTTGTGTGCCAAGCCTGCGCCCCAAGCTTGTTTCTGATTTCTTAAGTAATTTCTCCCTGCTTCCTCTTTAACAGCAGCAAGACAATAGCATCTCACAATCCAGTTTGACAAGTGAGGCTTGTGAACAAGTGAGTGCTTCCACGAAATTAAAAACCCAATGCGCCTGAAAGTCGACCTTCTGTTCGCTCAGGCTTCCTTACCTCTGTAGATGAGGTGACTTTATGGTGTAGGTATGTGGGTTTTAAATTGTCTGTGATAGAGATGAATAAGTGCTAAACCTGTTCAAATGCTGAGCTGCCCAAAGCAGTGATTTTAGTCTCTCTTTGGCTGGGGAGTAGGACCGGCGCTGTTGAACGCAGGGAGCAGCACGAGcagggctcctccagcagcagggacacaccACGAGCCAGAGGGAACCGTGGCACCAGAGGGGGCCGTGGCACCAGCCACGCCCAAGGTCTGAGCAGGGTGGCAAAGTCATGTGGTGCTAAGAGGCTGCATTAACAGCCCAGGCAAGGCATGGGCCAGGTCTGGGGACCATCCAAGGAGTCCTGTCAAGAGTAAATAATTCTAAGATTCTCCCTAggacaaaaaaaggagaaaaccaatCCCGCTGATACGTGAGGAAAGAGAATTCAAGTTCATTTGAAACACTGTTAATACAGGCCTGGGTTTCTTTTGAGTGAACTGACACTAATAAATGTTTGCTCACATGTGGTGGGGTTTCTCTGCAAATAGGCTTTGATGATTCATCTGATCACATTTGGCTTTGCTCTTTAAGATAAATTGAGCACCTGAGTAGCTATTGTTGAGGAATGGAGACTTTTTTGTAGCTTAGTATTTTCTCAGGATGAGCTGTACATTTTAGCCCAGCAGGAAGGTAAGGGAAAGGTTTAAAAGCTTTCCCTCCTGAAGTGACACACTTTCAGaggagcctgcagaggagaagtcCTCTCAGCCACTGCCAGGGCTCTTTGCCTCCTCTGCAGGCTCAGTATTCTGGGAGTTCCATGAGCCTCAGCTGCCACACTATTTCCTCAGAATATTTCTTGTTGTGCAGTACACAGGAAGAATATTCTGTGCTAGATTGTCCTCTGGGCTTTGAGGTAAATCTCAGGAATTCTGGTGATTTTTGTGTCCAGATGAACTTTTTTTAGCTagtaaggaaaagggaagaggcGCCATCGAAAATTAATTGCTCAAAATTTGAGTGGCCCAACCACACGAGAAATGAAGTCtaaactgaagaattttttattttttttctgcttacagGTGGGGTAAAACAGGCAGTGCTATTGCAAATAAAGTTCTTCGAAGAGATTCAGCCAGCATTCAGCTGCATGAAAATCAAAGCAGCAAAGGATGAGACAGGGCACAGGAAGTGTCTTCAGCCCTTCCTGTTGTAGGTACAACAGTCAGAGAACTGACTCTAGCAGATGCCCCAAGCTGTTGGTAGCCCAAGCCCTGTTCTGGCTGGTCCAGTTTCAGTCCTACCTGGAGGACCAGGGTGGCTGGCtcgggaggggaggaggtggggggATCTCGGGGGGCTTCTGCTTCACAGCTGGGCGGGGGGGGCGTGGGGGAGGCAGAGAGTGCTggtgctctgcttttctgggtGACTGCGGCTGCTGCCGAGGCCATGTCTGAGAGCTGTCAAAATGGACGGTCTTGGAGCTCCCTGGAGGCGAGGGTGAGCCGGGCCTTCCTGGCTGGGacgctggagctggagcagggcgactgtggagagaggaggtgTCTGAGGCCCCCAGCTGCACCTGGCACACAGGGACCCTCCTCCCAGCGGGGCCCAGAGCTGGCAAGgctccccggcacggctgcagctgctggcacacctTGGCCCAGGTGGACAGCTGCCCCTCGAGGCCCCAGCATGCCGGGGATGGCTCTGGGCAGGGTCCCTGGCCAGGAGCGGGCCCCAGAGAGCGTCTGCCTTTCAAGGGCAATCTCGGCcctgctctttctcctccccGCCTTGCTTTGCCCCTGCCTGGTGCTCTTGGGGCTGCTCTTGGCCAGGCAGCCTCTGtgggagccagcactggctgcagccCGAGCGGGCTCTCCAGGACAAGGCCCAGCCATTAAGAGGCCAATTAAAGCATTGGACAGCAGCAGAACCCTCAGCAGAGTTGTGTGCACAACCATGGCCTCGCCACAACTCCACAGCAGCCTCCTTGGGAATGTTTCCTGTCTACAAGCAGCCTTTAAAGGAAGCTGGGGGATGGAGATCAACAACTTACTGTTCCTTGCGCTTCCACCACCGGAACCCGACATAGCACAGGACCATGGAAAATGGCACAGTGATCAGCGTCACTACTGTGCCTACCATGCAGGACTTGCGCACATCCTGGGGGCAGAAAACTCTCGGGCTGCTCGATGTATCCTGGGCATTTGTGCCTGACTTGCCAAGCACATCTGCGGGAGCAATGGGGAGCGTGAGCCCGTGCTCtgcaccactgctgagctggcagcacgtTGGATACGGCCAGGACGTTCTCTgtttccccagagctggggcctgCAGGCCCCTTGCCGCCCCtgggcccaggctgtgccaccaacaaagcccagagggccgggAGGAGAGCCCAGGGGCAGCGCAGCTGCTCGGGCAGGGGCTCCTTGGAGGGACACGGGCCAAagccatccctgcagcagcagctgccaccacaACCCTCCCTGCCCCGCGACAGCTCCCGCAGCCCAGGGGGACAGAGCCAGGCCCTGGCAGgacacacagcagccctgcccagtgtggcagccagggctggctctggcccTGGGCTTGCGGCAGGGCTCCCGcttggagctgctcctgtgcctgggGCCTCTGGGCACTCAGGGCCAGCTCCGGGAGGTGGCTGCAGCGGGAGGGACCTTGGTGCACGAGTCCTGTTTGCCAGGGGCTGCGGAACGAGCTCCAGAGGCCTCGAAGCCAAGGCGCCTCCAGCTTTGGCTGCTGCCGGGCCCTGCAAGGGCGGGCCCTGGGGGAAGAGCTGCTGCCACACAGCCCCGCCGAGGGCTGAGCCCGACTGAGCCCGGCACAGCAATTACCTCCTGGGCCTGTGCCCgtggctggcagctcctcctTTCCTGCAGCAGGGGCTGACAATGAGCCCCTGCTTTCTCCGGGAAGCGCTGTCTCCTCCATGGCCATTTGGTCCATCccttgagaaaggaaaagggacagCTGGGTCAGATGGAACTGTTCCCCATGGGGAGGTGGCATCTTCAGGAGGCAATACTGGTCAAAGACatggatcaggatcaggaaaaTGCCCAGCCTCTTGGAGCTGATCCCGGGCACTCCCTCCTCCAAACTGCTGCCCCTCCTGATCTACCCGGAGACCGGGAAATTGCAGGGGATCTCAGGGTGTGCATGGCCCGTGGTGCAGTTTGGGCACCCTGTCAGCtgatgccaaatgccttcctgcagaggctggggaggagctgcagccaggccaggctgggaaacagccctgcagggcgtgaaagcagcagcggggccgcgAGGCTGCGATGGATCCCTTCCCCTGTGCCGGGCACGGCGTGTGCAGATGTGCAGCGACAGCCCCCGGCTGCTGAGGCTCAGgagaagactgagggaaatgCACCCACCACGCCGTCTCTCCAGATCACTCAGCATCTGGTCCAGAAGTTCGGATGCCTCCAGGGATTTCTTGTCTTCAATGTCTTGGTTCTTCCCTCTCGGAGGACCTTAATGGAAAGTAATTCCATTTCTCTTTCGGGCCGGAGTGGCAGTGGGTGCACCTGGGTGACTGGTGCCCTCCACGGCactccctcatctctgccttcCACTCAGGAGCACGGGCAGAGGGAGCCCGTGCCTGCAGTGGCCCCACGCTGGGAAGGaaggagccccttgcagggcagtCAGGGCAGAAAGCACTCCCTGGAGCTGCCGGCAGCTCTAAACTCAGCCGGGGCCAGGGcttggcagcggcagcagctccGGCTCCCTGGGGCCGGCAGAGGAGCCGCGCCGGGCACagccccggggcacagccctgggcccggccccttccctctctgctcttctccgtggctgcacagagcacacgCAAGGAGCAACTGGCATTGCACACGGGAAGAAGACTGACAGCTAaatgctccttcctcccccgaCAACGACCCTGTGGGATCACTCAGGGCtcgagaagggagcagggcaaGGTCTCCAGAATCCTTCAGCCTTGAGATGATGTTAAGGAGAGTGGCACATGAGTGAGCTCTTGCCACAGTGACGCTGATCATTGTGTCACTAAAAAGGGACATTGAGAACTTGCCTCCAGCATGTGCCGAGGTCTTCAAACCGTCATCCAGGAGGGCTTCCAGATATTCCATGTCCTGATCCCAGTCTagaagggagcagagatcagaagcattccatggtgtgctgggatccCCTTCTGCCTTAGGGAACTGGGCACTGCAAGGGGGTTGGGTAAGGCCGTGGGAGACAGATGCCAATGGACATGGCCAAAGCTGCAGAGGGGCCTGCGGAGCTCTGCACAATGGAAACCCTCCCTACAGCCCTGGGAaatctgcagcaggcagggccaCAActgcccctccctccctctgctgggacagctcccacagcccaaggggacagagccaggccctgtcaggacacacagcagccctgctctgcccctctgccctttcCCCACCATGGGCACCCCTTGCAGCCGCTCCCAGGTTTCGGGACGTGTCTCCCACGGAGGGAGCCCAGCAGGACTGCTCAGTACCCGCGTGCCCTGAGCCTGCTCGGGAGAattcctctgtgctgtgctgctcttgcccgggctgtgcccgcaCTGCCCAGCAGCAGAGATGGCAGCTCAAgcctcagcagggctgaggcCCAGAGGCTCAGCAATTACCTCCTGTGACTGTGCCTGGCATGGCctcccttcctgcagcagaggctgCCAATGAGCCACTGCTTCCTCCGGGAAATGCCGCCTTCAGCACAGCCTCTGCTTCCATCtctggagaaaggaagagggaCAGCTGGGTCAGGTGGAACCATTCCCCATGGGGAGGTGGCATCTTCAGGAGGCAATACTGGTCAAAGACatggatcaggatcaggaaaaTGCCCAGGCTCTTGGGGCTGGGCCAGGGCCCTCCCTCCTCCAAAGAGCCTCCACTCCTGATCTACCCAGAGACCAGGAAACTGCAGGGGATCTCAGGGTGTGCATGGCCCGTGGTGCAGTTTGGGCACCCTGTCAGCtgatgccaaatgccttcctgcagaggctggggaggagctgcagccaggccaggctgggaaacagccctgcagggcgtgaaagcagcagcggggccgcgAGGCTGCGATGGATCCCTTCCCCTGTGCCGGGCACGGCGTGTGCAGATGTGCAGCGACAGCCCCCGGCTGCTGAGGCTCAGgagaagactgagggaaatgCACCCACCACGCCGTCTCTCCAGATCACTCAGCAACTGGACCTTGTGTTTGGATTTCTCCAGGGACTTCTTGACTCTTGTAGGTTTGTTCCTCCTTCTCGGAGGACCTTAAGAGAAAGTAGTTCAGTTTCCTAGGAGTGGATCCCACAAAACCAGTGCTCAGCCTGTGGGGTCAGCAGGGACTCACTACTCACCCCTGCGATGGGAGTCAGGCTTGCGTGCAGGAGCCAGCAAAGGAGCTGGAGAAGTCCTCCCTGCAGACACACCTGTACCTCAACAGCCAGAGAAGCTTCTGTCGTTTCTGCCCCACTGGTCAACTTTGGGCTGTGAGCTGGCAGCTCACCCGGGGAAAAGGTCTTGACCTACCCTCACCATCCCCCAGAGGCTCAGTCGTGGACATGGGCTGGGAAGCTGCTTCACCAACAGGTTCAGCTGCAAAGAAAGTCAGGACAGAACAGTTTCCCTGGCACTGTTCGACATCCTCAGGCTCCCTGGGGCCGGCAGAGGAGCCACGCCGGGCACAGcgccccggggcacagccctgggcccggccccttccctctctactcTTCTccgtggctgcacagagcacacgCAAGGAGCAACTGGCATTGCACACGGGAAGAAGACTGACAGCTAaatgctccttcctcccccgaCAACGACCCTGTGGGATCACTCAGGGCtcgagaagggagcagggcaaGGTCTCCAGAATCCTTCAGCCTTGAGATGATGTTAAGGAGAGTGGCACATGAGTGAGCTCTTGCCACAGTGACGCTGATCGTTGTGTCACTAAAAAGGGACATTGAGAACTTGCCTCCAGCATGTGCCGAGGTCTTCAAACCGTCATCCAGGAGGGCTTCCAGATATTCCATGTCCTGATCCCAGTCTagaagggagcagagatcagaagcattccatggtgtgctgggatccCCTTCTGCCTTAGGGAACTGGGCACTGCAAGGGGGTTGGGTAAGGCCGTGGGAGCCAGATGCCAACGGACATGGCCAAAGCTGCAGAGGGGcctggggagctctgggctggctcctggtgcctctcctccctctttgCAGgccctgggaaacatccctggTGGGgcggctggagcagcccagggccCCTCAGGGCTCTCTCACTCCCACCACAGAAGCCCTCCCTACAGCCCTGGGGAAAACCCTCCCCCACGCTTCCTGGGGAGAAGGGAGCGCTGTCCCGGGAAAGGGGAGCCCGGCCGCCGGCTCACCTGCTCCGCGCGCTGGCATcggagcagcctgggcagccctggcaggcagggccactgccagcaggagcaggagcaagaGGCGCAGAGCAAGGGCCATGGTGCCTTGCCCTCAGCCAGTCCCGCCGCTCTCGCAGCCACCACAGTCCTGACGCTGCTGTCCCAAGGTCAGcaccgctgccgccgccgccgctgccgcaaCAGCTGTGGTCAACGCCGGACTGCTCGGTCGCTGTGGTGCTGTGCAACCGCAGGGCTCTGGGACCTCTGTGACCTCAGAGCCTGCTGTGACCTCACAGCCAGGGTGGAGTTGTGTGGGGATCGACCTCAGGAATTTTCCTTCCTGGGGCGGGAGCCCATCCTGTACAGCAGCTCTGTCCAAGGGGTGTGACAcagtcccagcccagctgatctcacaggctgggggacgaagagatggagagcagcgctgctgagcaggacttgggggtgctgttggatgagaggctggatgtGAGCTGGCCATGTGCACTGCCAGCCTTATCCTGGGATGCACCCAAAGGAGTGTGCCCAGCAGGTTGAAGGAGGTGATTCCactcctctgctctggtgagaccccaccgggagtactgcatccagctctggatcccCAACCCAGGAAGGACacggacctgttggagcaagtctggAGGAGGGACAAAATGCTCTGAggactggagcccctctgctttggagacaggctgggacagctgggggtgttcagcctggagaagagaaggctccagggggaCCAGATTGCTGCCTTTAGGTACCTTAAGGGGGCTTGTAAAAAAGATGTGACAGAATTTTT
This portion of the Aphelocoma coerulescens isolate FSJ_1873_10779 unplaced genomic scaffold, UR_Acoe_1.0 HiC_scaffold_58, whole genome shotgun sequence genome encodes:
- the LOC138101956 gene encoding LOW QUALITY PROTEIN: EF-hand and coiled-coil domain-containing protein 1-like (The sequence of the model RefSeq protein was modified relative to this genomic sequence to represent the inferred CDS: inserted 2 bases in 1 codon) gives rise to the protein MEPPEGWDPYGWPTRRTQWLVSALAYHYGLDRGVENEIVVLATGLDQYRQEIFHHLDCAGAGRIPGEDLHSLCQVLGLEEAADPEECAGLWDGLSAELTFRQFXARLCGHFSTRAGGAGPRLPLGRESEHIETQIRLRSPRRRRADPAGRGAAGSAERRPPGPCSRECYEEIVALEQAEDRMAKLEEENGSLRELVEDTRAALQSSDARCLALQVGLRKSHASHKEEGTCFVGSKRPSTQKHSQTKCLQSVLKEMELIRSSRDGQIEEAFKFNQELERELKSSQEALVSLEDCNRNLKREQAETRRKVEEARHAVLNSLGKVKELEEKAKEVPHLQIHVQQLESQLQHYR